The Hydrogenophaga crocea genome contains a region encoding:
- a CDS encoding DUF1800 domain-containing protein produces MQTPAHAPALAAHRFGLGEPRLDTIGRDPLAWVLGQWDAPQAFDASGLPDGAEALALTRAALRAVNTPGPDNDRQALVQANQRALQRRWAHMVGTATPVHERWVQFWANHFTVAATKGATLGVVWPYEREAIRPHVDGRFTALLRAATLHPAMLLYLDNAQSVGPGSPAGRRRERGLNENHARELLELHTVGVHAGYTQADVTELARLLTGWTVEPGTGVARFVPARHEPGDKRVMGRRYAEGPQALDAVLEDLATHPATAQHLAQRLVRHFVADTPPEPLVRAVARRCADTGGDLRQTARALFDHELAWQAHAPGKARTPEELHIAAHRLLGRPVGPAQRWTNALAALGQPPGRAPSPQGWPDTEADWLGADALRQRVAWAVQLGEQAGPQTDARALAREAFGAALSERTRTEIERADSGAQALALLLASPEMQRR; encoded by the coding sequence ATGCAGACCCCCGCCCACGCCCCTGCGCTCGCGGCCCACCGCTTCGGCCTGGGCGAGCCCCGGCTCGATACCATCGGCCGCGACCCCCTGGCCTGGGTGCTCGGCCAATGGGACGCGCCGCAGGCCTTCGACGCCAGCGGCCTGCCCGACGGCGCCGAGGCGCTGGCGCTCACGCGCGCCGCGCTGCGCGCCGTGAACACCCCCGGCCCCGACAACGACCGCCAGGCGCTGGTGCAGGCCAACCAGCGCGCACTGCAGCGGCGCTGGGCCCACATGGTGGGCACGGCCACGCCGGTGCACGAACGCTGGGTGCAGTTCTGGGCCAACCACTTCACTGTGGCCGCCACCAAGGGCGCCACGCTCGGCGTGGTGTGGCCCTACGAGCGCGAGGCCATCCGCCCGCACGTGGACGGGCGCTTCACCGCGCTGCTGCGCGCGGCCACATTGCACCCCGCCATGCTGCTCTACCTCGACAACGCGCAGTCGGTGGGGCCGGGCTCGCCCGCGGGCCGGCGCCGCGAGCGCGGCCTCAACGAGAACCACGCGCGCGAACTGCTCGAACTGCACACCGTGGGCGTGCACGCGGGCTACACCCAGGCCGACGTGACCGAGCTCGCGCGCCTGCTCACCGGCTGGACCGTGGAGCCCGGCACCGGCGTCGCGCGTTTCGTGCCCGCGCGCCACGAGCCGGGCGACAAGCGCGTGATGGGCCGGCGCTACGCCGAAGGCCCGCAGGCGCTCGACGCCGTGCTCGAAGACCTCGCCACGCACCCGGCCACGGCGCAGCACCTGGCGCAGCGCCTGGTGCGCCACTTCGTGGCCGACACCCCGCCCGAGCCGCTGGTGCGGGCGGTGGCGCGCCGCTGCGCCGACACCGGGGGCGACCTGCGCCAGACCGCGCGCGCCCTGTTCGATCACGAACTGGCCTGGCAGGCCCATGCGCCCGGCAAGGCGCGCACGCCCGAAGAGCTCCACATCGCGGCCCACCGACTGCTTGGCCGTCCCGTGGGCCCCGCGCAGCGCTGGACCAACGCGCTCGCCGCGCTCGGCCAGCCGCCGGGCCGCGCCCCCTCGCCCCAGGGCTGGCCCGACACCGAGGCCGACTGGCTGGGCGCCGACGCGCTGCGCCAGCGCGTGGCCTGGGCCGTGCAGCTCGGCGAGCAGGCCGGCCCGCAGACCGACGCCCGTGCGCTCGCGCGTGAGGCCTTCGGCGCCGCGCTCAGCGAGCGCACGCGCACCGAGATCGAACGCGCCGACAGCGGCGCGCAGGCCCTGGCCCTGCTGCTGGCCAGCCCCGAAATGCAACGCCGCTGA
- a CDS encoding RNA polymerase sigma factor, with product MPAVLRLAAVAAGRPPPLGLCMASVAARARRGARRLLGLPATGWDLWHQACGGDPRAAEALVRQLTPTALALARQMLGRAEDAEDAVQDAFLRLWSAQVDDTRGAQIGTYFHTIVLNRCRSQLVRRRELSTEPEALTQLQDALQPAAPEPWPDAPALQQALLRLPARQRMALALWAYGDADAEAIARAFEIDTNAAHQLLHRAKRSLRSAWQEARA from the coding sequence GTGCCCGCCGTCTTGCGCCTGGCCGCCGTGGCCGCGGGCCGGCCGCCACCGCTCGGGCTGTGCATGGCCAGCGTGGCCGCGCGCGCGCGGCGCGGTGCGCGCCGCCTGCTCGGCCTGCCCGCGACCGGCTGGGACCTGTGGCACCAGGCCTGCGGCGGCGACCCGCGCGCCGCCGAAGCGCTGGTGCGCCAGCTCACGCCCACCGCGCTCGCGCTCGCGCGCCAGATGCTGGGCCGCGCCGAAGACGCCGAAGACGCGGTGCAGGACGCCTTTCTGCGGCTGTGGAGCGCCCAGGTCGACGACACGCGCGGCGCGCAGATCGGCACCTACTTCCACACCATCGTGCTCAACCGCTGCCGCAGCCAGCTCGTGCGGCGGCGCGAGCTCAGCACCGAGCCCGAGGCGCTCACCCAACTGCAGGACGCCCTGCAACCCGCCGCGCCCGAGCCCTGGCCCGACGCGCCCGCGCTGCAGCAGGCCCTGCTGCGCCTGCCCGCGCGCCAGCGCATGGCCCTGGCGCTGTGGGCCTATGGCGATGCCGACGCCGAAGCCATCGCGCGCGCCTTCGAAATCGACACCAACGCCGCCCACCAGCTGCTGCACCGCGCCAAGCGCAGCCTGCGCAGCGCGTGGCAGGAGGCGCGCGCATGA
- a CDS encoding DUF3106 domain-containing protein — protein sequence MRRFTALSLTPWSALWTAALALCLQAGPARAQAGPPAVPDPQEWSRLTPQQQAQRRDDIQRRLQTATPAQRQAFREALRNRLQSLTPEQRERLADATRERWNGLTPEQRESIAAERRARIQAMTPAERRALLRERRALLESMSPEERAAMREKLPLR from the coding sequence ATGCGCCGCTTCACCGCCCTCTCGCTCACGCCGTGGTCGGCCCTGTGGACCGCCGCGCTTGCGCTGTGCCTGCAGGCCGGCCCGGCCCGGGCGCAGGCCGGCCCGCCCGCCGTGCCCGACCCGCAGGAGTGGTCGCGCCTGACACCGCAGCAACAGGCGCAGCGCCGCGACGACATCCAGCGCCGCCTGCAGACGGCCACGCCCGCGCAGCGCCAGGCCTTTCGCGAGGCGCTGCGCAACCGGCTGCAAAGCCTCACGCCCGAACAGCGCGAACGGCTCGCGGACGCCACGCGCGAGCGCTGGAACGGTCTCACGCCCGAACAGCGCGAATCCATCGCGGCCGAACGCCGCGCGCGCATCCAGGCCATGACGCCGGCCGAGCGGCGCGCGCTGCTGCGCGAGCGCCGCGCCCTGCTCGAATCCATGAGCCCCGAAGAACGCGCCGCGATGCGCGAGAAACTGCCGCTGCGATGA
- a CDS encoding enoyl-CoA hydratase, producing the protein MSDILVHTEAGIRTLTFNRADKKNSITSAMYGALADALAGAADDPAVRVVLIQGHETVFSAGNDIGDFLNNPPAGLDSPVFRFLKGIATFPKPLIAAVCGPAVGVGTTLLFHCDLVYAGDNAAFSMPFVNLGLCPEAASSLLVPQMLGYHRAAEALLLGEPFMAEAALEVGLVNRVLPPTEANAYAHSVAAKLAAKPLSSLIETKRLMKKGQGELVLKTIAEEGASFGRMLREPAAKEAFGAFMERRKPDFSKV; encoded by the coding sequence ATGAGCGACATCCTCGTCCACACCGAAGCCGGCATCCGCACCCTCACCTTCAACCGCGCCGACAAGAAGAACTCGATCACCTCGGCCATGTACGGCGCGCTCGCCGACGCGCTGGCCGGCGCGGCCGACGACCCGGCCGTGCGCGTGGTGCTGATCCAGGGCCACGAGACCGTGTTCTCGGCCGGCAACGACATCGGCGACTTCCTGAACAACCCGCCCGCGGGCCTGGACTCGCCGGTGTTCCGTTTCCTCAAAGGCATCGCCACCTTTCCCAAGCCGCTGATCGCCGCCGTCTGCGGCCCCGCGGTGGGCGTGGGCACCACGCTGCTGTTTCACTGCGACCTGGTCTACGCGGGCGACAACGCCGCGTTCTCCATGCCCTTCGTGAACCTGGGCCTCTGTCCCGAGGCCGCGAGCAGCCTGCTGGTGCCGCAGATGCTGGGCTACCACCGCGCCGCCGAGGCCCTGTTGCTGGGCGAGCCCTTCATGGCCGAGGCCGCGCTCGAGGTGGGCCTGGTCAACCGCGTGCTGCCGCCCACCGAGGCCAATGCCTACGCGCACAGCGTGGCCGCCAAGCTCGCGGCAAAGCCGCTGAGCTCGCTGATCGAGACCAAGCGCCTCATGAAGAAGGGCCAGGGCGAGCTGGTGCTCAAGACCATCGCGGAAGAGGGCGCGAGCTTTGGCCGCATGCTGCGCGAGCCCGCGGCCAAGGAGGCCTTCGGGGCCTTCATGGAGCGGCGCAAGCCCGATTTCTCGAAGGTCTGA
- a CDS encoding DUF1501 domain-containing protein — MHTSSSSPIVPAAAGWSRRRWLQGLGGATLAASGALRLAWAQGPGMRGRCVVVMLRGALDGLAAVPAPGDPQWAALRGPLAEGAEAPLALDGFFALHPALRGLHGWYGSGELLVVHAVASPYRERSHFDAQQLLESGGERPFALSTGWIGRALPPGAARAVALAPAMPLALRGSEDATTWTPTRRAAPDDDLAARVARLYAQDPVLAARWQQVRALPVAPLADRADAADMAGEGDAMAPNAQTSASPRAVGAGFAALATQAGRFLAEPQGPAVAWLELGGWDTHTQQGPRLQRQLAALDGGLLALRAALGPLWADTTVLVMTEFGRSARPNGSGGTDHGTAGVAFVAGGAVAGGRVLADWPGLSPAQLHEGRDLRPTTDLRSLQRALLARHLGTDETRLSREVLPGSPASARGLWREA; from the coding sequence ATGCACACGTCCTCTTCCTCTCCGATCGTCCCGGCGGCCGCCGGCTGGTCGCGCCGGCGTTGGCTGCAGGGCCTGGGTGGCGCCACGCTCGCGGCCTCGGGCGCGCTGCGGCTGGCCTGGGCCCAGGGCCCGGGCATGCGCGGCCGCTGCGTGGTGGTGATGCTGCGCGGCGCGCTCGACGGCCTGGCCGCGGTGCCGGCCCCGGGCGATCCGCAGTGGGCCGCGCTGCGCGGTCCCCTGGCCGAGGGGGCCGAGGCCCCGCTCGCGCTCGACGGCTTCTTCGCCCTGCACCCGGCGCTGCGCGGCCTGCACGGCTGGTACGGCAGCGGCGAACTGTTGGTGGTGCACGCGGTTGCCAGCCCCTACCGCGAACGCTCGCACTTCGACGCCCAGCAACTGCTCGAGAGCGGCGGCGAGCGCCCGTTCGCGCTCAGCACCGGCTGGATCGGCCGCGCCCTGCCGCCCGGCGCCGCGCGCGCGGTGGCGCTCGCGCCCGCCATGCCCCTGGCCCTGCGCGGCAGCGAAGACGCCACCACCTGGACCCCCACGCGCCGCGCCGCGCCCGACGACGACCTGGCCGCGCGCGTGGCGCGCCTGTACGCACAAGACCCCGTGCTCGCCGCGCGCTGGCAGCAGGTGCGCGCGCTGCCCGTGGCCCCGCTGGCCGACAGGGCCGATGCGGCCGACATGGCCGGCGAGGGCGATGCCATGGCGCCGAACGCGCAGACCTCGGCCTCGCCGCGCGCGGTCGGGGCGGGCTTTGCCGCGCTGGCCACGCAGGCCGGCCGCTTCCTGGCCGAGCCGCAGGGGCCCGCCGTCGCCTGGCTCGAGCTCGGCGGCTGGGACACGCACACCCAGCAGGGCCCGCGCCTGCAGCGCCAGCTCGCCGCGCTCGATGGCGGCCTGCTCGCGCTGCGCGCCGCGCTCGGGCCGCTGTGGGCCGACACCACGGTGCTGGTCATGACCGAGTTCGGCCGCTCGGCGCGGCCCAACGGCAGCGGCGGCACCGACCACGGCACCGCGGGCGTGGCCTTCGTGGCGGGCGGCGCGGTGGCCGGCGGGCGCGTGCTCGCCGATTGGCCTGGCCTGTCGCCCGCGCAACTGCACGAAGGCCGCGACCTGCGGCCCACCACCGACCTGCGCAGCCTGCAGCGCGCCCTGCTCGCGCGCCACCTGGGCACCGATGAAACGCGCCTGTCGCGCGAGGTGCTGCCCGGCTCGCCCGCGAGCGCGCGCGGCCTGTGGCGCGAGGCCTGA
- a CDS encoding acyl-CoA thioesterase, translated as MEAHLFDRAIALAPQGPGRWLGRTDPAYANMVGPYGGITAATALHAVWQHPERLGEPVSLTVNYCAALADGGFELQARPVRTNRSTQHWLIEITQGGETVLTATALTAVRRETWGSQDEPAPRVLSPNAIGRPNMAGLVEWVRRYDIRIVEGAIPRVWDGSGEHSRSTLWVRDEPPRALDFMSLAALCDVFFPRVWLRRATRVPAGTVSMTVYFHVGQAELAAVGDGWLLGQAQASVMRNGYFDQRGQLWSQAGALLATTHQVVYYKE; from the coding sequence ATGGAAGCTCATCTCTTCGACCGCGCGATCGCGCTCGCCCCCCAGGGCCCGGGCCGCTGGCTCGGCCGCACCGACCCGGCGTATGCCAACATGGTCGGGCCCTACGGGGGCATCACCGCGGCCACGGCGCTGCACGCGGTCTGGCAGCACCCCGAGCGCCTGGGCGAGCCGGTGTCGCTCACCGTCAACTACTGCGCCGCCCTGGCCGACGGCGGCTTCGAGCTGCAGGCGCGGCCGGTGCGTACCAACCGCTCCACGCAGCACTGGCTGATCGAGATCACGCAAGGCGGCGAGACCGTGCTCACCGCCACCGCGCTCACCGCGGTGCGCCGCGAGACCTGGGGCTCGCAGGACGAGCCGGCGCCGCGCGTGCTCTCGCCCAACGCCATCGGCCGGCCCAACATGGCGGGGCTGGTCGAGTGGGTGCGGCGCTACGACATCCGCATCGTCGAAGGCGCGATTCCGCGCGTGTGGGACGGCAGCGGCGAGCACAGCCGCAGCACGCTGTGGGTGCGCGACGAACCGCCGCGCGCGCTCGACTTCATGAGCCTGGCCGCGCTGTGCGACGTGTTTTTTCCGCGCGTGTGGCTGCGCCGCGCCACGCGCGTGCCCGCGGGCACCGTCTCGATGACGGTGTACTTCCACGTCGGCCAGGCCGAGCTCGCCGCGGTGGGCGACGGCTGGCTGCTCGGCCAGGCCCAGGCCAGCGTGATGCGCAACGGCTACTTCGACCAGCGCGGCCAGCTCTGGAGCCAGGCCGGCGCGCTGCTGGCCACCACGCACCAGGTCGTCTACTACAAGGAATGA
- a CDS encoding tetratricopeptide repeat protein, with amino-acid sequence MSDDTFDRAKAHFFAGNTHFEARRFDDARRDYEAALALVPGRPSVLANLGVTLCRLGEWRAAIERLDAALLADPTHTDAWAALGLSREALEDWAGAAHALRQAIALGADQGGLWLSLALCELQLDHPEQGLQALDAALERDPTLDEAWTQRGHLMRHVGRLGEAERCFRQALAHGADAGLLGFYLAAVTDAQDPPPPPALYARALFDRYADDFQAHLAQLKYTVPQALLAPLTANGRRYALALDLGCGTGLCGGLLAPHADAVDGVDLADEMVQRAQATGHYRRVARGDLLGFLAEADAPADLVVAADVFIYVGALDAVFAAVARRLAPGGVFAFSVEQADAGRDLQLRPSLRYAHSRGLIERLAAAHGLEVQAIEAATLREDQLKPVAGWLAWLRSPPARS; translated from the coding sequence ATGTCCGACGACACCTTCGACCGCGCCAAGGCGCACTTTTTTGCCGGCAACACCCACTTCGAAGCGCGCCGCTTCGACGACGCGCGCCGCGACTACGAGGCCGCACTCGCGCTCGTGCCCGGCCGGCCTTCGGTGCTCGCGAACCTGGGCGTCACGCTGTGCCGCCTGGGCGAATGGCGGGCCGCGATCGAACGGCTCGACGCCGCCCTGCTCGCCGACCCCACCCACACCGACGCCTGGGCCGCGCTGGGCCTGAGCCGCGAAGCGCTCGAAGACTGGGCCGGCGCGGCCCATGCGCTGCGCCAGGCCATCGCACTCGGCGCCGACCAGGGCGGGCTGTGGTTGTCGCTGGCCTTGTGCGAGCTGCAGCTCGATCACCCCGAGCAAGGCCTGCAGGCGCTCGACGCCGCGCTCGAGCGCGACCCCACGCTCGACGAAGCCTGGACCCAGCGCGGCCACCTCATGCGCCACGTGGGCCGCCTGGGCGAGGCCGAACGCTGCTTCCGCCAGGCGCTCGCGCACGGGGCCGACGCCGGGCTGCTGGGCTTCTACCTCGCGGCCGTGACCGACGCGCAAGACCCGCCCCCGCCGCCCGCGCTTTACGCGCGCGCCCTGTTCGACCGCTACGCCGACGACTTCCAGGCCCACCTCGCGCAGCTCAAGTACACCGTGCCACAGGCGCTGCTCGCGCCGCTCACCGCGAACGGCCGGCGCTATGCGCTCGCGCTCGACCTGGGCTGCGGCACCGGCCTGTGCGGTGGCCTGCTCGCGCCGCACGCCGACGCCGTCGACGGCGTGGACCTGGCCGACGAAATGGTGCAGCGCGCCCAGGCCACGGGCCACTACCGCCGCGTGGCGCGCGGCGACCTGCTGGGCTTTCTCGCCGAGGCCGATGCACCGGCCGACCTCGTCGTCGCGGCCGACGTGTTCATCTACGTGGGCGCGCTCGACGCCGTGTTCGCGGCCGTGGCGCGGCGCCTGGCGCCCGGTGGCGTGTTCGCCTTCAGCGTGGAGCAGGCCGATGCGGGGCGCGACCTGCAGCTGCGGCCCAGCCTGCGCTACGCGCACTCGCGCGGGCTGATCGAGCGGCTGGCCGCGGCGCACGGCCTCGAGGTGCAGGCCATCGAGGCCGCCACGCTGCGCGAAGACCAGCTCAAACCCGTGGCGGGTTGGCTGGCGTGGCTGCGTTCGCCGCCAGCGCGTTCATGA
- a CDS encoding patatin-like phospholipase family protein codes for MAFRPTLLLLCLALLAAPLRAQDKPDTSPGATQAASTPQPELPRPRIALVLSGGGARGFAHVGVLKALEAARVPVDLIVGTSMGAIVGGLYAAGMNADELEREILGVDWNGLFSTRQPRQVLSQRRKEEDFELSPVLLLGFRDGEFRLPTGAVSSRSLEILLRRYTLPTRHLASFDALPTRFRAVATDMETGKPVVMDRGDLAAALRASMSVPGVFSPLEIEGRILGDGGLVNNLPVSVARDLGAEMVIAVNIGTPLAPRDTLGSLLGISTQMINILTEQNVQASIALLTPRDLLLTPPLGTLTSGDFNRSRELVKLGHDYAQTVAASLARYTEDSARYAAWTEARRTQAELNATRVGRIANIRFEGVNEQRAERLGQGLAPLKGQRADVDRIEDDMEKIAATGDYERIDYRLVRNPDTGGEDLVIGLRENNWGPNYLRVGLDLRTDFRGDGSFNLRLSHNRHWLTDSGTEWRNRVQLGETMGLYSEIFQPLGLRGSSFLSAYGDLSIRKVELYGNDDSPEARIRRESVRIGLDLGWPFGPQGSVGEFRLGALASERRSTLELVSPDATSLPAGVRAVQWRETGLRAAVLADQLDFANFPSRGWRALGEVVVGQRTTTGVPGSSNFTRVEASYTGVRSWGPHTFNMGLRVAHANRIPLGAIDEYSLGGFQNLSGFRPGQVAGNYLAFGRLSYYRRLPWDVGIARALFAGGSLEAGNAWINRSEVSLKNLYAGNSLFLGADTGIGPLYLALVSAPKGFTGLYLFLGRP; via the coding sequence ATGGCCTTTCGACCGACCTTGCTGCTGCTCTGCCTGGCCCTGCTCGCGGCCCCGCTGCGCGCCCAGGACAAGCCCGACACCAGCCCGGGCGCGACCCAGGCCGCCAGCACCCCGCAGCCCGAGCTGCCCCGGCCCCGCATCGCGCTCGTGCTCTCGGGCGGCGGCGCACGCGGCTTCGCCCACGTGGGCGTGCTCAAGGCGCTCGAAGCCGCACGCGTGCCGGTCGACCTGATCGTGGGCACGTCCATGGGCGCGATCGTGGGCGGGCTGTACGCCGCGGGCATGAACGCCGACGAGCTCGAGCGCGAGATCCTGGGCGTGGACTGGAACGGCCTGTTCAGCACGCGCCAGCCGCGCCAGGTGCTGTCGCAGCGCCGCAAGGAGGAGGACTTCGAGCTCTCGCCCGTGCTGCTGCTGGGCTTTCGCGACGGCGAGTTCCGCCTGCCCACGGGTGCGGTGTCGAGCCGCTCGCTGGAGATCCTGCTGCGCCGCTACACCCTGCCCACGCGCCACCTCGCGAGCTTCGACGCCCTGCCCACGCGCTTTCGCGCCGTGGCCACCGACATGGAGACCGGCAAGCCGGTGGTGATGGACCGCGGCGACCTGGCCGCGGCGCTGCGCGCGAGCATGTCGGTGCCGGGCGTGTTCTCGCCGCTGGAGATCGAGGGCCGCATCCTCGGCGACGGCGGGCTGGTGAACAACCTGCCGGTGAGCGTGGCGCGCGACCTGGGCGCCGAGATGGTGATCGCGGTGAACATCGGCACGCCGCTGGCGCCGCGCGACACACTGGGCTCGCTGCTGGGCATCAGCACGCAGATGATCAACATCCTCACCGAGCAGAACGTGCAGGCCAGCATCGCGCTGCTCACGCCGCGCGACCTGCTGCTCACGCCCCCGCTGGGCACGCTCACCTCGGGCGACTTCAACCGATCGCGCGAGCTGGTGAAGCTGGGCCACGACTACGCGCAGACGGTGGCCGCCTCGCTGGCGCGTTACACCGAGGACAGCGCGCGCTACGCCGCCTGGACCGAGGCGCGCCGCACCCAGGCCGAGCTCAACGCCACGCGGGTGGGCCGCATCGCCAACATCCGCTTCGAGGGCGTGAACGAACAGCGCGCCGAGCGCCTGGGCCAGGGGCTGGCGCCGCTCAAGGGCCAGCGCGCGGACGTGGACCGCATCGAAGACGACATGGAGAAGATCGCGGCCACCGGCGACTACGAGCGCATCGACTACCGGCTGGTGCGCAACCCCGACACCGGCGGCGAAGACCTGGTGATCGGCCTGCGCGAGAACAACTGGGGCCCGAACTACCTGCGCGTGGGCCTGGACCTGCGCACCGACTTCCGCGGCGACGGCAGCTTCAACCTGCGCCTGAGCCACAACCGCCACTGGCTCACCGACAGCGGCACCGAGTGGCGCAACCGCGTGCAGCTCGGCGAGACCATGGGCCTGTACTCGGAGATCTTCCAGCCGCTGGGCCTGCGCGGCAGCAGCTTTCTCTCGGCCTATGGCGACCTGTCCATCCGCAAGGTCGAGCTCTACGGCAACGACGATTCGCCCGAGGCACGCATCCGCCGCGAATCGGTGCGGATCGGCCTCGACCTGGGCTGGCCATTCGGGCCGCAAGGCTCGGTGGGCGAGTTCCGTCTGGGCGCGCTGGCGAGCGAGCGGCGCTCGACGCTGGAGCTGGTGTCACCCGACGCCACCTCGCTGCCGGCGGGGGTGCGCGCGGTGCAGTGGCGCGAGACCGGCCTGCGCGCCGCGGTGCTGGCCGACCAGCTCGACTTCGCCAACTTCCCCTCGCGCGGCTGGCGCGCGCTGGGCGAGGTGGTGGTGGGCCAGCGCACCACCACCGGCGTGCCGGGCAGCAGCAACTTCACGCGCGTGGAGGCCTCGTACACCGGCGTGCGCAGCTGGGGCCCGCACACCTTCAACATGGGCCTGCGCGTGGCGCACGCCAACCGCATCCCGCTGGGCGCGATCGACGAGTACTCGCTCGGCGGCTTCCAGAACCTCTCGGGTTTCCGGCCCGGGCAGGTGGCGGGCAATTACCTGGCCTTCGGCCGCCTGAGCTACTACCGCCGCCTGCCCTGGGACGTGGGCATCGCGCGCGCGCTGTTCGCGGGCGGCTCGCTCGAGGCCGGCAACGCCTGGATCAACCGCAGCGAGGTTTCGCTCAAGAACCTCTACGCGGGCAACAGCCTGTTCCTGGGGGCCGACACCGGCATCGGCCCGCTCTACCTCGCGCTGGTGAGCGCGCCCAAGGGCTTCACCGGGCTCTACCTGTTCCTTGGCCGGCCCTGA
- a CDS encoding integrin translates to MKPLAHAWRYLLIALSAAALTACGDSGPLPSLDLQATGIKTLQLRWQDASDATSYQWVVQEADAASPHVVATLPAHTTAHERQWLLPGQWNARHWLRTCRGSACTDSPALTVDSRVLDAAVGYFKAPNQGNRAGTSVALSADGQTLVIGVPRDDSASSDPADGSAPSSGAVLVFARRAGQWGLDAYLKAPTPVAGDLFGSAVAVSVSASGTRLVVGAPLAFNGLGAVYAYERGPAGWTAEPVLQPTDTTQPWRFGSAVALSADGQTLAAGMAPETGQTNATSAVELFTRAAGPWAHQQTLASPETTVDNGFGGALGLSGDGQTLVVGASQVPRTIGGNTLEAGAAYVFARQGGTWAQTSELVSSNLGLGDRFGGAVAVSADGATVAVGAVGESSLATGVGGDQSRQPNKFLVGAVYVFARAGAGWAQQAYVKAANAQTYAEFGHAVSLSADGDALAVAAVAQSGIGRGIGAPLEPTGREESGAVYLYWRRSGAWQSGAYVKAPNADAGDRFGAGLALSGDGASLAVGAPIEDSASTLLGGNPDDNSAPGSGAVYLY, encoded by the coding sequence ATGAAACCCCTTGCACACGCCTGGCGCTACCTCCTCATCGCGCTGTCCGCCGCTGCCCTGACGGCCTGCGGAGACAGCGGTCCGCTGCCCTCGCTCGATCTGCAGGCCACCGGCATCAAGACCCTGCAACTGCGCTGGCAGGACGCCTCCGATGCCACCAGCTACCAGTGGGTGGTTCAAGAGGCCGACGCGGCGTCGCCCCACGTGGTGGCGACGCTGCCCGCCCACACCACCGCGCACGAACGGCAATGGCTGCTGCCCGGGCAGTGGAACGCGCGGCACTGGCTGCGCACCTGCCGGGGCAGCGCGTGCACCGATTCCCCCGCGCTGACCGTCGACAGCCGCGTGCTCGACGCCGCCGTGGGCTATTTCAAGGCGCCCAACCAGGGCAACCGGGCGGGCACCAGCGTGGCCCTGTCGGCCGACGGGCAGACCCTGGTGATCGGGGTGCCGCGCGACGACAGCGCCTCGAGCGACCCCGCCGACGGCTCGGCCCCCAGCAGCGGCGCGGTGCTGGTCTTCGCGCGCAGGGCGGGGCAATGGGGGCTCGATGCCTACCTGAAGGCGCCCACGCCCGTTGCCGGCGATCTCTTCGGCTCGGCCGTTGCGGTGTCGGTGTCGGCGTCGGGCACGCGGCTCGTGGTGGGGGCGCCGCTGGCCTTCAACGGCCTGGGCGCCGTGTACGCCTACGAACGCGGCCCCGCGGGCTGGACCGCCGAGCCCGTCCTGCAGCCGACCGACACCACCCAGCCCTGGCGTTTCGGCAGCGCCGTGGCGCTGTCGGCCGATGGGCAGACGCTGGCCGCGGGCATGGCCCCCGAAACGGGGCAGACCAACGCCACCAGCGCGGTCGAGCTGTTCACGCGGGCCGCGGGCCCATGGGCGCACCAGCAAACGCTCGCCTCGCCCGAGACCACCGTGGACAACGGGTTCGGCGGCGCACTTGGCCTGTCGGGCGATGGACAGACGCTGGTGGTGGGGGCCAGCCAGGTGCCGCGCACGATCGGCGGCAACACGCTGGAAGCCGGTGCCGCGTATGTGTTTGCCCGGCAGGGCGGCACCTGGGCGCAGACCAGCGAACTCGTGTCCTCCAACCTCGGCCTCGGCGACCGCTTCGGCGGCGCCGTGGCCGTGTCGGCCGATGGCGCCACGGTGGCGGTGGGGGCTGTGGGCGAAAGCAGCCTGGCCACCGGCGTCGGCGGCGATCAGAGCCGCCAGCCCAACAAGTTCCTGGTGGGCGCGGTCTATGTGTTCGCGCGCGCCGGGGCGGGCTGGGCGCAGCAGGCCTATGTCAAGGCCGCCAACGCGCAGACCTATGCCGAGTTCGGCCATGCCGTGTCGCTCTCGGCCGACGGCGATGCGCTGGCCGTGGCCGCCGTGGCGCAAAGCGGCATCGGCCGTGGCATCGGCGCCCCCCTGGAGCCGACCGGCCGCGAGGAATCGGGCGCGGTCTACCTGTACTGGCGCCGAAGCGGCGCCTGGCAATCCGGGGCCTATGTCAAGGCGCCCAACGCCGATGCCGGGGACCGCTTCGGCGCCGGTCTGGCGCTCTCGGGCGACGGGGCCAGCCTGGCGGTCGGCGCGCCCATCGAAGACAGCGCGTCCACGCTGCTGGGCGGCAACCCGGACGACAACAGCGCGCCGGGCAGTGGGGCGGTTTACCTCTACTGA